A window of the Lagopus muta isolate bLagMut1 chromosome 1, bLagMut1 primary, whole genome shotgun sequence genome harbors these coding sequences:
- the RAB21 gene encoding ras-related protein Rab-21 produces MAAGTGAAAGGRSFSFKVVLLGEGCVGKTSLVLRYCENKFNDKHITTLQASFLTKKLNIGGKRVNLAIWDTAGQERFHALGPIYYRDSNGAILVYDITDEDSFQKVKNWVKELRKMLGNEICLCIVGNKIDLEKERHVSVQEAETYAESVGAKHYHTSAKQNKGIEELFLDLCKRMIETAQVDERARGNGSSQSGTARRGVQIIDDEPQVQSSGGCCSSG; encoded by the exons ATGGCGGCGGGGACCGGCGCGGCGGCCGGTGGTCGCAGCTTCTCCTTCAAGGTGGTGCTTCTCGGGGAGGGCTGCGTGGGGAAAACCTCCCTGGTGCTGCGCTACTGCGAGAACAAGTTCAACGACAAGCACATCACTACGCTGCAG gcaTCCTTTCTTACAAAGAAGctgaatattggtgggaaaagAGTAAACCTTGCAATATGG gatACAGCTGGACAAGAAAGATTTCACGCACTGGGGCCGATCTACTACAGAGACTCTAATGGTGCTATTCTAGTGTATGATATAACAGACGAGGACTCTTTTCAGAAG GTAAAAAACTGGGTTaaggaattaagaaaaatgcTGGGCAATGAAATCTGTTTATGTATAGTAG GTAACAAAATAGACTTGGAAAAAGAGAGACATGTTTCAGTGCAAGAAGCAGAAAC GTATGCTGAATCTGTTGGAGCAAAACATTATCATACATCAGCTAAGCAGAATAAAGGAATTGAAGAACTGTTTCTTGACCTTTGTAAAA GAATGATAGAAACTGCTCAAGTGGATGAAAGAGCAAGAGGCAATGGATCCAGTCAGTCAGGAACAGCGAGGCGAGGTGTACAGATCATTGATGATGAACCACAAGTACAGAGCAGCGGAGGGTGCTGTTCTTCTGGATAG